TATAGCCCGCATAATGAAACGGCATAAAGATGGTGTCGGGTTTAACGGACGGTACTACTCTAGCGCGCACCTTAACCTTAGTGCCCTCAGGCGAATGAACCCAGATGAAATCCCAGTTTTTAATGCCGTGTTTAGCCGCAAGCTCAGGGTGGATATCGGCAAACATCTCAGGCGTTAGACGGCTTAGATACATACTAGCTCTCGTCTCCATGCCCGCGCCGCTAAAATTTACGAGGCGAGCCGTCGTGAGGATGATAGGAAACTCTTTTGAGTAGTCCTTTGCTAGCTGGACGGATTTAAATTTCGTATCGACGCGGTTTTGAAGTTTCTTATCCTCAAAGCTCGGATACTTTTGCGCCAGATCGAATCTAGGCGTATGCAACGGCTCTCTGTGAAGAGGAATTTGATCCGCAAAAGTCCAAACGATCGTCCTAGCTCGCGCGTTGCCGTACGGAGCGATATTTTTCTCCATGCATTTTTTAGCGATGATATTACTATCGTCATGTATCCAACTGCCGCCTATTTTGGCTTTTTCATCCTCGGTTAGCGTGATGCCTAGCACCTTTTCGATATTATCTTTTTTGATCTCCGGATATCCGCCCTTGACAAACGAATCTACGGGCGCGCTACCGTCTGCGGCTAATTGGCTAACTCCGTTATGCTCTAAGCCGAAGCGGTTTCTAAAACCCATACCGCCTTGCCTAACGGATTTGTTTATATCGTAAAGTATCGGGCTGCCCGGATGATCCTCCGTCCAGCAAGGCCACGGCAGACCGTAGTACTCGCCTTCAACTACGGTGCCCGGTTTTCCTAGGCTTGTTTTTTCGTCAAATTTATCCCAGTTTTCTTGGTGCTTTTTGAGCCTTTCCGGAGTCCAACCCGTCATGCCGATAGTTTTAACTATATTTGCGATCTCGCGAGTAGCGACTTCAGGCCACTCAATCTTGCCTTCAGCGTCTCTGATCGTGCGCGTTAGCTCGTCATAGTAGCCTAGCCTTTTGGCAAGCTCAAACAAAATTTCGTGATCCGGCATACTCTCAAAAAGCGGCTCTACGACCTGGCTTCTCCACTGGCCGCTGCGGTTTGTGGCCACGACCGTACCGCTAGTTTCAAACTGCGTCGCCGCAGGCAGTATATAGACGTCGTCTTTTTTGTCCGTTATCACGCCGGCATCGTTTACGAAAGGATCTACTAGAACCAAAAGCTCAAGCGCGTCTAGCCCCTCTTTTACTTTTACTTGTTGCGCGGTAGAGGTGATACCGTTGCCGATTACTACTAAGGCTTTTATACTGTCGCCGGCATTATCTACGGCTTCGTTGCCGTTTTTACCATCAAGCACGCCCGCCCACCATTTTGATAGCGTAAATCCGGGTTTAAACATCATTTCAGGCTTAACGAAATTCTTTTGGAGCCATTCAAAATCGACCTTCCACATCTTAGCGAAGTATTTCCAGTTGGCTTCGTTTTTTGGATAGTACCCGGGTAGCTCGGTCGGCAAATTCGCCATATCCGTCGCGCCTTGAACGTTGTCGTGACCGCGCAGAATATTACAGCCGCCGCCCGATACGCCCATATTTCCTAGCACTAGTTGCAGGATCGGAGCGATACGAGTGTTTGAGCTGCCTATGGTGTGCTGAGTTAGACCCATCGCCCAAACGACCGATCCCGGGCGATTTTTGGCGTAAACTTCGGTTATCTCAAGAAGCGTCTCTTTTTTGATCCCGCAAACATCGGCCACGACTTCGGGCGTCCATTTGGCAGCCTCTTCGCGGATCAGATCCATACCGTAGACGCGGTCGTTTATAAATTCCTTATCTTCCCAGCCGTTTTCAAAGATGATATTCATCATGCCGTACATAAAAGGTATATCCGTGCCGGTGCGAATTTGAGCAAAATAATCAGCTTTAGCCGCAGTTCTCGTGTATCTTGGATCGACCACGATTAGCTTTGCGCCGTTATTTTCCTTCGCTTTTAGAAAATGTCTAAAGCCGACCGGGTGATTTACCGCCGGATTTGCGCCTACTATAAAGATAGACTTCGCGTTTTGGATATCTCCAAGATGATTGGTCATAGCTCCGTAACCCCAAGTATTCGCCACACCGGCGACTGTAGAGCTGTGTCAAAGACGTGCTTGGTGATCTAGGTTATTAGTCCCGAACATCGCTACGAATTTGCTTATATAATAGCTTTGTTCGTTGCAATCTTTTGCAGAGCCTAGAAACATCACTTGTTCAGGATTTTTTTCGCGATACGCTTTTAGTTTGGCGCCGATTTCATCAAGAGCCTCTTTGTAGCTGATGCGTTTCCATTTGCCGCCTACTTTTTTCATCGGGTATTTTACGCGGCAGTGAGAGCGCACCATATCGATGACGTCGCTACCCTTACAGCAGTGGCCGCCAGCGCTTACCGGGTGATCTTGGGCTACTTCTTGGCGTACCCAAACGCCGTTTTCTACCTCGGCGCGCACTCCACATCCAACGGAGCAAACCGTACAAACGGTTTTTACGATTTTAGAGTTTGGAAACGGATTTGCCATTTCTTCTTTTGTGGCGCTTCTAGTTACGCCGCTAGCAGCCAGCCCGCTCATGCCGCCTGCTACGCCTGCTAGCGCGGCCATTTTTAAAAACGATCTTCGCCCGACTGCGTTTGAGTGGGGCATAAGACGTAAATTTGCCTCAGACATATTTATCCTTTCTTAAATTTTATTATTTCGCTTGTTCGTAGTATAGATCCCAGTTTTTGCTTCTTTTATAAAGCACTTCGGTCTTTTTGCTTTTACCGTATTTTAGGTTTGACGCCGCTGCCGTCGCTACTCCGGCCGTAGCCGCTGCCGCGCCGACTAGCCCCGCCTTTTTTAAAAATTCTCGCCTATTTTTTTGCATTTTCTTCCTCCATAGCTTTTATCTTTCTCACTCGGTTTTTTTGTCTTCTTATGGCCTCAGATCTTGAAACTCCGTCCAAAGTCTTTTTGTTTTTGCCTTGATTTATAGGACGCGGCGCGCTTAAAACTACGCGCTCAAACTCTATAAATCCTTGCAAAAGCACTGCGACGTCTTTATAAATTTCGCTGCTTTCGTGGTTAAAAAGATCATTTATAAACTCGTCGATGTTTGGGTTTATGATCTCTTTAAAAAGCTGCTCCTCAAGCTCGCCGTATAGCTCCAGCTCGCTCTCTTGCGCGATAAATTCGCTCATTAGCGCAAACACGAAACCCACGTTGTCTTCGTTTTCTTTAAATTTAGCCTCGTCGCGCCTAATGTCTGTGCGGGCTAAAATTTTACGCACTTTTGCGCAGGCGTGTCCGACCTCATAGCCCTCGTCGTAGTAGGACAGCGAGTTTCTAAGCGGACTTGGCAGAGCGTGGAAAATTTCATCGAATTCATCCGCTAAATTTTGCGAATTTTTTTCGTCGAATTTTGCCTGTATGCGCATTATCGCAGCGGCCGATTCCTCGTTTAGAGCGTGCGCGGAGGCAAGGCCTAGCATCGCGTTTACGCCGCTAAATCTATCGGCTTCTTGGCTAAAAACGAAAAAACGCGAAAATAGCGAGTAGTAAAGCCCACGTCCCGCCGCAAATTCGCCCTTGCTAGTCATCGCCTTCCTTTATCATTTTTGTCTATTTTTTGAGATTTTTCTCGATTGTGAAACTATACTACTTTTTGGCTTATTTCTTATACTTAAAAAAAAATAAATCAAAAAAATTAATATATGCTTAAATATGCCTTAGTTGCATATTGCTTACGGCGAATTTTAGGAGGTAAAATAAATATGAAATTTCAGCATATATATTGCATTTACGCTTCATTTTGATATTTACTTTTAACTAGGCTCTTTTAACGGGCGTTAAACGAGTCTAAATTTAAAACTTGGAGCGAAATTTGCAAAATTTGAAGCTCATTCAAGCCCCAAAAACGCTCCTTCGTCAAATTTAAAATAAATATTTTCGCCGACGTTAAAATTTTGCGAATTTGGCGCCAGAGTTTTTATCAAAAAGTCGCCGATTTTGATTTTTACCAAAAGATCTTTGCCAAGATAGAGCGAAACCGAGTGCAAGATACCGTCTAAGTAGCCTTCTATCGGCGTTTTGCTTAGCATTATTTTGCTTGGATTTACGGCGATCTTTACGGCGTTACGTAAATTTTGCGGCAAATTTACGCTCGCATTTTCGTCAAATTTTAAAACTCCGTCCCGCGCGTCAAATATATTTTTGTACTCGAATTCGCACACGCGACCTTTGTGCAAAAAGACGTTTTCTTCGGCGACCGCGCTTAGCCATTTGTCGTCGTGGCTAGCGATCACAAAGCCGCAGCCGTATCTTTGCCGCATATAAAGCACCGCCTTGCCAAACAGCTTTGAGGTGCCCACGTCCACGCTATTTGTCGGCTCGTCGAGTAGATAAAGCCGCGATCTAAGCGCTAAATTTAACGCAAAGCTAACGCGCTGCGTCTGTCCCGAGCTAAGCTCAAAGTGGCGCTTGTTTAAAAAGCTCTCGTCAAGACCGACCAAATTTAACGCCTCGCTCGCTCGCTCGTCAAATTCTCCCAGTACTCCGCGGCTTTTTAAAACGGCTCTAAAATTTTCCCTCACGGAGCGTTTTAAAAGCGCGGGCTCTGGCAACAAAACGCTAACGTCGCGCAGTAAATTTAGACTCGGCGCGCTGCTTCCCCACAGCCGCACCTCGCCGCTAGTGGGCTTTTGTAAAAACGACATTACTCGCATTAGCGTGCTTTTGCCGCTACCGTTGCTACCAGTTAGCGCGGTGATTTTGGTGACGTCGATATCAAGGCGCGGGATGTTTAAAATCTCGCTCGCGCCGTAGTTTAGGCGTAAATTTCTAACGTTTATCACTTTGCGCCTTTCTCGTTAAATTTACGAAAAGACTCAAGTTTGACGCGCCTAGCGCGCTTTTTGCGAGCGTAAATTTTTCAAATTTGTCAAATTTCATCGGTCAAGCCTTTTTAGCGCGTGTATCGCCAAATTTACGGCAAACGCGATAAAGATGAGCACCAAAGCCAGCGCGATACCCATGGCAAACTCGCCTTTGTTCGTCTCCAGCGACACTGCAGTCGTGATCGTGCGGGTAAAATATTTGATATTTCCGCCGATCATCATCGCCACGCCGACCTCGGCCACGATACGCCCGTACGCCGTCGCTACGACCACCATCAGAGCATACCTTAGCTCGTAAAGCACGCAGCCCACTAGCCGCGGCGCGCTCAGGCGTAAATTTAGGATGGTTAGATAGTGTTTTTTGTCCATATTTTCCACGACGCTAGCGCTTAGCGAGATGATGATAGGTAGTGCTAGCACAAACTGCCCCAGCATCACGGCCTTTAGCGTAAAAAGCAGCCCAAACTCGCCAAACGGGCCGTTTCGCGTGATAAATGCATACAAAATAAGTCCGATCGCAACGGTGGGCATCGCAAGCGCCGTATCGCTGAGCAGTCTCAAAATCCTGCGCCCTTTAAAATCGTAAAATCCCAGCGTAAAGCCTAGCGGAAAACCGACTAAAATCGTAAAAAATATCGAAACGCTCGAAGTGTAAAGCGTCGCCCTGATCGCCGAATACGTTTCCTCATCGCCGCTAAAAAGCAGCCTAAAGGCCTCTAAGAATCCGTTTAGTAGAAAGT
Above is a genomic segment from Campylobacter concisus containing:
- the tupB gene encoding tungstate ABC transporter permease TupB translates to MDFLLNGFLEAFRLLFSGDEETYSAIRATLYTSSVSIFFTILVGFPLGFTLGFYDFKGRRILRLLSDTALAMPTVAIGLILYAFITRNGPFGEFGLLFTLKAVMLGQFVLALPIIISLSASVVENMDKKHYLTILNLRLSAPRLVGCVLYELRYALMVVVATAYGRIVAEVGVAMMIGGNIKYFTRTITTAVSLETNKGEFAMGIALALVLIFIAFAVNLAIHALKRLDR
- a CDS encoding twin-arginine translocation signal domain-containing protein, producing MQKNRREFLKKAGLVGAAAATAGVATAAASNLKYGKSKKTEVLYKRSKNWDLYYEQAK
- a CDS encoding molybdopterin-dependent oxidoreductase, which encodes MPHSNAVGRRSFLKMAALAGVAGGMSGLAASGVTRSATKEEMANPFPNSKIVKTVCTVCSVGCGVRAEVENGVWVRQEVAQDHPVSAGGHCCKGSDVIDMVRSHCRVKYPMKKVGGKWKRISYKEALDEIGAKLKAYREKNPEQVMFLGSAKDCNEQSYYISKFVAMFGTNNLDHQARLUHSSTVAGVANTWGYGAMTNHLGDIQNAKSIFIVGANPAVNHPVGFRHFLKAKENNGAKLIVVDPRYTRTAAKADYFAQIRTGTDIPFMYGMMNIIFENGWEDKEFINDRVYGMDLIREEAAKWTPEVVADVCGIKKETLLEITEVYAKNRPGSVVWAMGLTQHTIGSSNTRIAPILQLVLGNMGVSGGGCNILRGHDNVQGATDMANLPTELPGYYPKNEANWKYFAKMWKVDFEWLQKNFVKPEMMFKPGFTLSKWWAGVLDGKNGNEAVDNAGDSIKALVVIGNGITSTAQQVKVKEGLDALELLVLVDPFVNDAGVITDKKDDVYILPAATQFETSGTVVATNRSGQWRSQVVEPLFESMPDHEILFELAKRLGYYDELTRTIRDAEGKIEWPEVATREIANIVKTIGMTGWTPERLKKHQENWDKFDEKTSLGKPGTVVEGEYYGLPWPCWTEDHPGSPILYDINKSVRQGGMGFRNRFGLEHNGVSQLAADGSAPVDSFVKGGYPEIKKDNIEKVLGITLTEDEKAKIGGSWIHDDSNIIAKKCMEKNIAPYGNARARTIVWTFADQIPLHREPLHTPRFDLAQKYPSFEDKKLQNRVDTKFKSVQLAKDYSKEFPIILTTARLVNFSGAGMETRASMYLSRLTPEMFADIHPELAAKHGIKNWDFIWVHSPEGTKVKVRARVVPSVKPDTIFMPFHYAGYMQGADMTGNFPEGTKPYAVGESANTVTNYGYDINTQIPETKSGLCRIEKA
- the tupC gene encoding tungstate ABC transporter ATP-binding protein TupC: MINVRNLRLNYGASEILNIPRLDIDVTKITALTGSNGSGKSTLMRVMSFLQKPTSGEVRLWGSSAPSLNLLRDVSVLLPEPALLKRSVRENFRAVLKSRGVLGEFDERASEALNLVGLDESFLNKRHFELSSGQTQRVSFALNLALRSRLYLLDEPTNSVDVGTSKLFGKAVLYMRQRYGCGFVIASHDDKWLSAVAEENVFLHKGRVCEFEYKNIFDARDGVLKFDENASVNLPQNLRNAVKIAVNPSKIMLSKTPIEGYLDGILHSVSLYLGKDLLVKIKIGDFLIKTLAPNSQNFNVGENIYFKFDEGAFLGLE
- a CDS encoding TorD/DmsD family molecular chaperone, producing MTSKGEFAAGRGLYYSLFSRFFVFSQEADRFSGVNAMLGLASAHALNEESAAAIMRIQAKFDEKNSQNLADEFDEIFHALPSPLRNSLSYYDEGYEVGHACAKVRKILARTDIRRDEAKFKENEDNVGFVFALMSEFIAQESELELYGELEEQLFKEIINPNIDEFINDLFNHESSEIYKDVAVLLQGFIEFERVVLSAPRPINQGKNKKTLDGVSRSEAIRRQKNRVRKIKAMEEENAKK